The Gloeocapsa sp. PCC 73106 genome includes the window CAGGTTTCTGGTTAGTTTTTCGGAGATAATAAGCTAACTTAGGTGAAACCTCGTTATTTTCTGCTAAATTTTCTAAATCCTCACAGGGTATCTCTGCTTGCATTATACCAACTTTTAACACTACCATTTGGGCGGATAGCGCGCTCTCTGAGGTATAGATTACCCCCAAAGTTGCCAGGGAGATCAAAGTTATAATTTTAAGCAGAGATTGCAATTTTAAAAGCATTTTAAAGCAAATGACCCCCACAAGCGCTATCATGAATTCCGTGGAGACTCTCGACTACCGGGTTACCGTAGGCGATGTAGCCACTAAAGCGGGCTTAGAAATTAATTTAGCACGGCAACAGCTATTGGCTTTAGCCGCTGATACGGGTGGAAATCTACAAGTCACTGAGACTGGAGAGATTGTTTATCTCTTTCCCCGCAATTTCCGCGGTATCCTGCGTAACAAACATTGGCAATTACAATGGCAACAATCATGGCAAAAAGTCTGGCGAGTTTTATTTTATCTGATTCGCATTAGTTTTGGCATCGCTTTAATACTCTCTGTATTGCTGATGTTCGTCGCGATCGCTGTCATCGTCATTGGTTTGAGTGTAAGTGGTAATAACGAGGAAAATTCCGATAGACGAGATAATTCTGGAGGAGGTGTGCTCTTTTTACCCAGATTTTGGTTTAGTCCCGATTTTTTCGGGGTTTTTAGCTGGAATCGAGGTTACTCTCCTCAGTCTAATCCGGAGAAAAAGATTAATTTTCTAGAATCTATTTTTTCTTTCTTGTTTGGAGATGGTAATCCTAATAGTAGACTGGAAGAACATCGTTGGCAAGAAATAGGAACGGTCATCCGTAACCAAAAAGGGGCTATAGTCGCTCAACAAATTGCCCCCTATTTAGATAATATTGCCGATTTTGAAGAGGAAGACTATATCTTACCAGTATTAGCTCGTTTCAATGGCTATCCCCAAGTCTCAGATACAGGAGAAATTATCTATTACTTCCCCGATTTACAAGTAACAGCTACAGAAAAACAAGCAGAGTCGGTTTCTCCCTATTTGAAAGAAAAAACTTGGCAATTTAGTCAAGCGGGTAGTGGTCAAATTATTGGGGCGATCGCCTTAGGTTGTCTTAACTTTATCCTCGCTTTGGTCTTGGGTTACTTATTACAGGGCGATTTAGCCACTCAACTGGGAGAGTTTGTGACTTTTGTCGCCTCTATCTACTGGGTGTTATGGGGATATGGTGTTTCTTTTTTAACTATCCCTCTGGTTCGCTATTTTTGGTTACAGGGTAGAAATAACAAAATTCGTCAACGCAATCAAAACCGTGAAACTGTAGCTACTATGTTGAGTCAAGCTTCTGACTCCCTCGGTCAAAAGATAGCCTACGCGCGTCGTTTTGCCGCACAAAAGGTCATCGGAGATGAGGATATTACCTATTCTACAGAACAAGACCTACTAGATCAGAATCTGCAACGAGCGGATCAAATAGATCAAGATTGGCTGAACCGTTTGGAATCTCAATAAGCTGCCAGAATCAGAAAATTGAGTCAAAATGTTAAGTAGTGTTTACTTTAGTCAACCCTAGAAATTATATGTTTTTACCCTGGGAAACCATTTGTTGCAGTAAAGATTTTATGTCTCGTCGTAACTATAACGAACGTAGACTAAAATTTCTCCAATGGATGCGCGACGATCTCGAAGCTAGATTAGCTGGAATCAACGCCGCGATTCAAACCGTTGAACGTCAAATCAATGAGGATGATACTTCACCCTCTACCACAATGTAAGTAATTTCCCCCCGATTTAACTTGGGGGGGATCTAAATCACTCATTCAACCACTTTTGAATATCTGCGGCGAAATCTTCATAGCGACGTAATGCTGTAACCTTAACCTGCACATATTGTCCCATCGCTTTCATTATGGGTAAGGTAAAGAGGATTTGATCCAAGGTATCGGGTGAGTCAACATTGACAACCGCTAGAACTCTTCTTTCTCCGACGCATTTCCACAAATCAACGACAATCCCTGACTGTTTCGCCGCTAAAGCTGCACTCGCTTCTTCTACCCAGATTTTCAGCAGATCTTTCTGAGTTATATTCGGGCTGTACTCAACCTGAAAGTCTATAAAATAAAGCATAGTTAAGTGAATCTGAACGAACTATATATAGCGCGGAGCGCAGGGTAAAGGGTAAAGGGGAAGGGGGAAAGGAAGACGCTTATAATTATTGTAGCGGTTTCAATTGTCCTAAACTTACCGAATATTGCTATATATTGATTTTAGAGGGCGATCGCTATCTAAGATATTTAAAATTATAGTTATTTAGTAGTATTTACGTAATTTGATTTAATAATTGCGGTATATCACGGCTTACAGTTCCATCCATTAATAATAGAGTTGTTTGGGCAAATTTAACAATATCCAATAGAGTTGCTTGATCCCTCTCCATAAATAATTTTAGTGTTTTTTAGTATAGATTGTTTACGAATCCAGTTGTCGCTGTTTTCAATAGTTTCTTTGACAACTAAATCTATTTTTCGCTTCAGTATTTCTTGTAGCTGATATTCCATTTTTATCAAGTCTAACAAACTCCATTGGGCATCAGGTTGGAATGAAACAAGGAAATCAATATCACTCTTAGGCGTAAAATCATCACGTAGAATTGAGCCAAACAAAGAGAGTTCTCTGATTTTCCATTGTTTACAGAAAAGTGTTATTTCTTGAGCTGATACATCGAGCAGAGAAAGCATCATACCTTATCCAAACTCATTCATGGTTGAGATTATAGCATGCTGACCCTGCTATCGGCTCTCTTAGCATTATGGGGTAAATTGTATTTTAAATAACATTTTCTTGACTGTTCCCCGTTCCCGTGTTCCGGTGTTCCCTATAACCGATAAGTTTTGCTTATCACCACAAGTACGGAAGAACCCTATTATATACAAATATTACAATTATCTGAAACTTCTTGACATACGACATAGATTTATTAATAATCATAGTATAAAAAATCAAAAAATCTATGAGTACCAAAAATACCACTTCTCGCCCCGGCATTGTATTTGGTGAGACACCGATGCTTATTTGGAATATAGTACCAGAAGCTACCTATTATCAATTTAAAATACAAAAAGAAAATAAGATTATTTGGAACATAGAAATAAACGAATTAGAGGAAGTAGATGAAATCACGTTTGAATGTTTGCGAGATGGTAGAGAAACTCCCGTTAAACCTCCAAAAGCTCAAAGCTATCAAAAGTATGCCATATGCGATTATCCAGAGGATACCCTTCCTTTAGAAAGATCAGCCCCTCTCGTGTTTACAGGGTTAGCTCAATCTGGCGAGGGAATAATTTTGCAAGAGTTTCAAACAGAATTATTCATAGGTGAAGAAAACTTAGAATCAGCACAACAAAACACAAGCCTACCAGCATCAGGAGGTTCTAACCCACCTGGGTGCCGACCACCAAGTCGATGTATGCTAGCTTTATTTCCTGAATAAAATATTTGTGATGAAACCTATTAACTATCAAATCTGTTTAATTAGTAGTGTTCTACTTCTGAGTTCACCGGTTCAAGGGCAAATAGAAGCTGATAATAGCTTACCCATGCCCACCCAGGTGAGAAGAGTTAATAATGGTGTAGAGATTAGAGAGGGAACCTCTGCAGGAGTTAACCTCTTTCACAGTTTTACCAATTTTTCAGTTCCAGAAGGAGATACCGCCAATTTTATTAACAATAATCCAGCGATTCGCAATGTTATTAGTCGCGTCACAGGCTTAAATCCCTCTGAGATTCTAGGCAAAATCAAAGCAGGAGGATCAGCCACAAATTTTAATTTATTCCTAGTCAATCCCCAGGGAATTATCTTTGGTCCCCACGCGTCACTTGATCTTAATGGGTCGTTTGTAGCGACAACAGCCGAGGGAATTCAATTCGATAATTACGGCTATTTTAGTGCGATCAATCCCAATGATCCTTCACTCTTGAGGGTACAACCTTCTGCATTCTTTTTTAACCAAATAAGACCTAACTCTATTCAAGTTAACAGTCAACCAATAGGTCTACAAGTGCCTAACAAAGAAAGTTTAATTCTCTTAGGAGGAAATATAGCAATAGACGGAGGGTATTTGACAGCCCCCAATGGACGAATCGAGCTAGGTGGCTTAAACACCACGGGGACAGTAAGATTAAATAGTGGTGAGCATCTGAGTTTGAGCTTTCCTGAGGGAGTAGCTAAAGCAAATGTCTTGATAGATAATTTTGCAGTAATAAACACTGCTAGTAATGGGATAGGTAGTATCGCGATCGCTGCAGAGAATATCAGGATCTTAAATTATTCTGAATTGCAAGCAGGAATTTCAAGAGCACAAGCAGGAGAGGGAGACAATCCAGGGGCGATTACTCTTAATGCAGATGGAAAAGTGCTTATCAAAAATAGTTTTATTGCTAATACAGTAGGTCTTTTTCCCTATGAGGACAGAGGAATAGAAGCTATTGGAGGAAAGAGTGGAGATATTGTGATTAAGGCGGGAAAACTAGATATTGTTGCTTTGAGTTTAATAGAAACAGCAGTATACTCAGCTCAGGAAAGAGCCGATGCAGGTAATATTATTTTTGAGGTTCCTGGTGGTCATGTCAGACTGAGAGAAGAGGGAGTAGTATTGAACGAAGACGGAACAGTATCTCTATTCGCACCATTAGTACAAAGTGCTATAAACACTTTTCAAGACAGCTCTGTTGAAGGCAATGCGGGCAACATTACCATTACAGCACAATCACTTTCTCTATCAGATGGTTCAGCAATAACGGCTTCTATTTTTGGAAAAGGAGATGCAGGAGATATTGTCATTCGAGTTGAGGATATGGTTTCCCTCAAAACATCTACTGATACAGAAGTTACTCAAATTAGAACGACAGTAGAAAATGGAGGAAATGGTAATGCAGGGACAATTGATCTGCAAGCAAGCTCCCTATCTTTAAAAGATGGTGCACAATTAGCTGGTTTTGTTGAAGATGAAGGGATTGGCAGGGGAAGTAATATTATCGTTAATGTTTCTGATTTTGTGGACATTTCTGGTACAGAGTATAGTGGAGGTCAGAACAATCCCAGTGGTATTTACGCTAGTTCCGATCGCAAAGTAGAAGGACAAAAAGGAATACCAGGTAACATTACGATTAACACCAATTCTTTGAATCTTTCCGATGGAGGTATAATCATCTCCAGAACAGCAAATCCTGTCCCAAGCGGGCAAATTACCATCAATGCTCAGACAATTGAAGCCACAGGTAATGATACCAGTATATCCGCAGAAGCACGAGTAAATGGTACAGGAGGGGATATCATCATCACCACAGAGCGATTAAATCTTCTCGATGGAGCAGAAGTTAAAGTAGATAGTAGTGCGCAGGCGGGTAATATTGAGATTAATGCTGATTCTCTCTTCCTTCAACGTGGTGCGATTAGGGCAGAAACTGGCGCCAACGAAGGAGAAATAGGAGCCAATATTACTCTCAACATAGCAGAATCAATAACCCTGTCCAGGCAAAGCAAAATTACTGCCACTGCCAATGGTCAAGCCGATGGAGGTAACATCGCCATTGATACGAGATTTCTCATCGCTTTACCGCCAACACGAGGGAATGGTAGCGACATTATCGCTAAAGCTGACCAGGGAAATGGAGGTCTAATTACGATTGACGCACTAGGAATCTTCAATATTCGGCAACAGCAAGCCATTTTGAACAATCGAACCAATGATCTTGATGCTAGTTCAGAAACTTCCACAGGAGAAATACGCATCAACCAAGAAGCCGTATTTGAATCTGACTTCTTTGAACTTCCAGAAATTATTATTGACCCCACTACTTTGATCGCTCAAAATGTATGCCAACGTGGTGTAAAGAGTGAGTTTTTTATTACCGGTCGAGGTGGCTTACCTCCGGGGTTGAACGATGATCTCAGCAGCGACGCTACTCGGGTAGACCTGGTGGAACCTGTTCTGACAGAAGTGGGAGACGCAAGAGAGACGGTAGAAACTGCAGTAGAGAGTTCAATTGTTCCTGCTCAAGGATGGGTATTCAATGAGCGAGGTCAAATTGTCCTTGTTGCCTACGATCCCACCGTCACCGGATCTCAACGCCTACCCAAGACTGAGGAAGTATGTCCTTAAGCCGCTCGAGTTGAGCTTTTTTTAAGAGCTCGTTTGACCTCTAGCGCACTGGTAAAGCGATCGCTTGGCTCCGGGGATAGCATCGTCGTTAGCATCCATTTTAGGTTACAGCTAAGAGCTAAATCCTCTGGTAAATGCCACTGGTAACTATTAGGATCAATCAATTCCTGAGGTTTTTTTCCTGTTAGCAACACTATCGCGGTTGCTGCTAAAGCATAAAGATCCGTGTGAGCACCAACGAGCCCCTGATTCATTTGTTCTGGAGGGGCGTAACCTCTTTTGCCTAGGGCTGTTCCCATCGAAGATTGACAATCGATTGGCAATTGCCCTGGGGTGCAAGTATCTTTTATACTACCGAAGTCTATCAGCACCGCAAGTTCGTCTGTACTCCGCAACATCAAATTATCAGGAGAGATATCACGGTGTATCAAGCCCATAGAGTGAATATATTCTAGAACAGGTAACAACTGTCTGAGCAAGTTACTTATTTCGGTTTCCGTGCATCTGATTCCTTGTGAGAAGCGAAGATTGCCTATAGTTTGGTAGGTTTGACCCTCAATGTATTCTTGTACTAAAAACAGGTATTGCTTATCTTGATATGTCCAACGGAATAATTCGTAAAACTTGGGTATTTGGGCGTGTTGCAACCGATAGAGAACTTGTGCTTCTCGTTCAAATAGCTCCTGTGCTTTTTTGACAACAAACCTGTTCTGAAGTCGAGGGGCAAACTCCTTAATAACACAATGTTCGTTAAAGCGATTAAGATCTTCTGCCAAGTAAGTACGACCGAAACCACCATGCCCTATTAAAGATAAAATCCGATATCGAGAATTCAAAATCTCACCAGCTTTGAGTGGAGTGTCCATAATTGACACTTCTTCAATTTTCTGAGGTTTAGATTTACGCTTTCTCCCCTGGGAAAAAAGGACGAGTTTAGTTAAATATTCCCCGTAGGTTTTTTCCGCATCAATATCTAAGCAGAAAGATTTACAATTAATACGAGCAATTTTTTCTTGACCACCGGATTTATCTATAGTTCGGTACATAGAATAAGTTATAGTTCTAAGACTAATCAAAAAAAAATTGATACTTACTCTCAAATGTTATAAGTTGTGAGTAAAAAATAAAATAGGAAAAAATGGGTATTATTTGAGATAATTAAGTCCAAAAATGGGGAAAAGTGGGGACAAAACTTAAAATGAGACAAAAAAGTTTATTATACAAAAAGATATTATTATTTGTACTAAGTTTTGTATTCGTACTATCAACGAGGATTTTCTTCCTGCCAGTCTCTGTTTCGGTCTCAAGTCCTATCAGTCAAAGCTTTCAGTTAGTCGAAAAAGGAACAAAATATTATCAAGCTAAACAGTTTGAAGAAGCAGCACAGGTTTGGCAACAAGCAGTGGATACTTTTGCAGCGCAATCGGATCAACTAAATCAGGCGATGAGCTTGAGTAATCTGTCCTTAACTTATCAACAACTGGGAAGATGGGAAGAGGCTAAAAAAGCGATCGCCCAAAGTATCGCTTTACTCGAAACTCTGGAAATAACTCCCCTACAACAGGGCATTTTCGCTTCTACTCTCGATATTGAAGGACAATTACAATTATCACTCGGACAACCAGGCGATGCTCTAAATACTTGGCAACAAACTGCTAACCTTTATCAAGAGATAGGTAATCCCCACAAAGTAATTCAAAGTCAGATTAACCAAGCTCAAGCCATGCAACAGTTGGGATTTTACCCAAGAGCTTGTAAAACTCTCCTAGAAGCTTTAGAGATAAATACTCAAGAATGTCAGATATCAGCAGAGCAATTGGAACTTAATGGGGAAAATTTAGATATTTCTCTACAGATATTAGCCTTATCCAGCCTAGGTAACGTTTTACGAGTAATAGGACAAACCCAAACATCTCAAATGGTTTTGTTAAAAAGTTGGCGATTAGCTGAACAAATAGAAGATTCAGAAAGTATAGCGGCGATCGCCCTCAGTTTAGGCAATACAGCTCGAATCCTAAGCAAGCAAAACATCTCCACAGTTCAACAACACTCGACAGAATCTGTAGCTTGTGATAGTATAAATAATAACCAGACAACTACACAATTCTCTCAACAGGCGATCGCTTGTTATCGCCAAGGAGCATT containing:
- a CDS encoding filamentous hemagglutinin N-terminal domain-containing protein, which encodes MKPINYQICLISSVLLLSSPVQGQIEADNSLPMPTQVRRVNNGVEIREGTSAGVNLFHSFTNFSVPEGDTANFINNNPAIRNVISRVTGLNPSEILGKIKAGGSATNFNLFLVNPQGIIFGPHASLDLNGSFVATTAEGIQFDNYGYFSAINPNDPSLLRVQPSAFFFNQIRPNSIQVNSQPIGLQVPNKESLILLGGNIAIDGGYLTAPNGRIELGGLNTTGTVRLNSGEHLSLSFPEGVAKANVLIDNFAVINTASNGIGSIAIAAENIRILNYSELQAGISRAQAGEGDNPGAITLNADGKVLIKNSFIANTVGLFPYEDRGIEAIGGKSGDIVIKAGKLDIVALSLIETAVYSAQERADAGNIIFEVPGGHVRLREEGVVLNEDGTVSLFAPLVQSAINTFQDSSVEGNAGNITITAQSLSLSDGSAITASIFGKGDAGDIVIRVEDMVSLKTSTDTEVTQIRTTVENGGNGNAGTIDLQASSLSLKDGAQLAGFVEDEGIGRGSNIIVNVSDFVDISGTEYSGGQNNPSGIYASSDRKVEGQKGIPGNITINTNSLNLSDGGIIISRTANPVPSGQITINAQTIEATGNDTSISAEARVNGTGGDIIITTERLNLLDGAEVKVDSSAQAGNIEINADSLFLQRGAIRAETGANEGEIGANITLNIAESITLSRQSKITATANGQADGGNIAIDTRFLIALPPTRGNGSDIIAKADQGNGGLITIDALGIFNIRQQQAILNNRTNDLDASSETSTGEIRINQEAVFESDFFELPEIIIDPTTLIAQNVCQRGVKSEFFITGRGGLPPGLNDDLSSDATRVDLVEPVLTEVGDARETVETAVESSIVPAQGWVFNERGQIVLVAYDPTVTGSQRLPKTEEVCP
- a CDS encoding protein kinase: MYRTIDKSGGQEKIARINCKSFCLDIDAEKTYGEYLTKLVLFSQGRKRKSKPQKIEEVSIMDTPLKAGEILNSRYRILSLIGHGGFGRTYLAEDLNRFNEHCVIKEFAPRLQNRFVVKKAQELFEREAQVLYRLQHAQIPKFYELFRWTYQDKQYLFLVQEYIEGQTYQTIGNLRFSQGIRCTETEISNLLRQLLPVLEYIHSMGLIHRDISPDNLMLRSTDELAVLIDFGSIKDTCTPGQLPIDCQSSMGTALGKRGYAPPEQMNQGLVGAHTDLYALAATAIVLLTGKKPQELIDPNSYQWHLPEDLALSCNLKWMLTTMLSPEPSDRFTSALEVKRALKKSSTRAA
- a CDS encoding muconolactone Delta-isomerase, with the translated sequence MLYFIDFQVEYSPNITQKDLLKIWVEEASAALAAKQSGIVVDLWKCVGERRVLAVVNVDSPDTLDQILFTLPIMKAMGQYVQVKVTALRRYEDFAADIQKWLNE
- a CDS encoding nucleotidyltransferase family protein — its product is MMLSLLDVSAQEITLFCKQWKIRELSLFGSILRDDFTPKSDIDFLVSFQPDAQWSLLDLIKMEYQLQEILKRKIDLVVKETIENSDNWIRKQSILKNTKIIYGEGSSNSIGYC